The following proteins are co-located in the Manihot esculenta cultivar AM560-2 chromosome 9, M.esculenta_v8, whole genome shotgun sequence genome:
- the LOC110623600 gene encoding serine carboxypeptidase-like 45 translates to MHSQSSWMILLAVICMIFMQVSFSAEGFSSREDDKIVSLPGQPQISFQQYAGYITVDQKQNRALFYYFVEAETDPASKPLVLWLNGGPGCSSVGAGAFSEHGPFRPSGGGNLVTNEFSWNKEANMLYLESPAGVGFSYSANASFYDYVNDTITEQDNFIFLLQWFAKFPEYKNRDFFITGESYAGHYVPQLAKLIVQSGLNFSLKGIAIGNPLLEFSIDMNSEGVYYWSHSLISDATYELINSVCNTSQLWRERIRGSLSAACRAVSAQLSSEIPFEIDDYDVTADVCVSSGQSRSQSQLHKHPLRPKFQFSLQEGSNQPEASENIDLCVQEKSYEYLNRKDVQEALHAQLVGISSWSFCSQVINYDGQNLEIPTIGVVGSLVSSGIRVLVYSGDQDSVIPFSGTRTLVNGLAKYLKLNSTKTYRPWFEDKQVGGWTQIYGDILTFTTIRGGSHMAPFSSPKRSLALFKAFLAGNPLA, encoded by the exons ATGCATTCTCAGTCATCATGGATGATCCTATTGGCTGTGATTTGCATGATTTTCATGCAAGTATCATTCTCAGCAGAAGGATTTTCCTCCAGAGAAGATGATAAAATCGTGAGTCTGCCAGGGCAACCACAGATAAGTTTCCAGCAATATGCAGGCTACATTACCGTTGATCAAAAACAAAATAGAGCTCTTTTCTATTACTTTGTTGAAGCAGAAACTGACCCTGCTTCAAAGCCTCTCGTTCTGTGGTTGAATGGAG GGCCTGGTTGTTCTTCTGTTGGAGCCGGAGCTTTCTCCGAGCATGGCCCATTCAGGCCAAGTGGTGGAGGGAATCTTGTCACAAATGAATTTAGCTGGAATAAAG AAGCAAATATGCTGTATTTGGAATCACCAGCTGGGGTTGGTTTCTCTTATTCTGCTAATGCATCTTTCTATGACTACGTGAATGACACTATTACAG AACAAGACAATTTCATATTCCTGTTGCAGTGGTTTGCCAAATTTCCAGAGTACAAGAACAGAGATTTCTTCATTACTGGAGAGAGCTATGCAG GTCACTATGTCCCACAACTTGCGAAGCTCATTGTTCAGTCGGGACTAAATTTCAGTTTGAAGGGCATAGCT ATAGGAAACCCTCTCTTGGAGTTTAGTATTGATATGAACTCAGAGGGTGTCTACTACTGGTCTCACAGTTTGATATCAGATGCTACTTATGAACTTATCAACTCAGTTTGTAACACCTCACAGCTCTGGAGAGAGCGCATTAGAGGCTCTCTTTCAGCTGCTTGTAGAGCTGTAAGCGCTCAACTTTCATCTGAAATTCCTTTTGAAATTGATGATTACGACGTCACCGCCGATGTCTGTGTGTCGTCTGGGCAATCACGTTCacaatcccaactccacaaaCATCCCTTGAGaccaaaatttcaattttctcttCAGGAAGGTTCCAATCAGCCT GAAGCTTCAGAGAACATTGATCTATGTGTACAAGAAAAGAGTTATGAATACTTGAACAGGAAGGATGTGCAAGAAGCTCTTCATGCCCAGCTTGTTGGAATCAGCAGTTGGAGTTTCTGCAGcca AGTAATCAATTATGATGGGCAAAACTTAGAGATACCTACTATTGGTGTTGTGGGTTCACTGGTCAGTTCAGGCATCAGGGTTCTAGTGTACAG TGGAGATCAAGACTCAGTTATTCCATTTTCTGGGACAAGGACTTTGGTTAATGGGTTGGCAAAGTACCTGAAATTGAACTCAACCAAGACTTACAGACCATGGTTTGAAGATAAACAG GTTGGTGGATGGACACAAATTTATGGAGACATCCTAACTTTTACAACTATTAGAGGTGGATCCCACATGGCACCCTTTTCATCACCCAAGAGATCACTAGCATTGTTTAAAGCATTTTTAGCTGGCAATCCTCTTGCCTAA